A single window of Oncorhynchus clarkii lewisi isolate Uvic-CL-2024 chromosome 10, UVic_Ocla_1.0, whole genome shotgun sequence DNA harbors:
- the LOC139418489 gene encoding neuroligin-2-like isoform X2 translates to MNKPRDEDIRDRRKKPVMLFIHGGSYMEGTGNMFDASILAAYGNVIVVTMNYRLGVLGFLSTGDQSAKGNYGLLDQIQALRWLNENIGHFGGDPERITIFGSGAGASCVNLLILSHHSEGLFQRAIAQSGSAISSWSVNYRPLMYTKILAKKVGCSYGDTGDLVECLRRKSFRELVDQDIQPARYHIAFGPVVDGDVVPDDPEILMQQGEFLNYDILLGVNQGEGLKFVDDSEGDDGISAASFDYTISNFVDNLYGYPEGKDILRETIKFMYTDWADRDNGDMRRKTLLALFTDHQWVAPAVATAKLHAEFQSPVYFYTFHHHCQTEARPEWADAAHGDELPYVFGVPMVGATDLFPCNFSKNDVMLSAVVMTYWTNFAKTGDPNLPVPQDTKFIHTKPNRFEEVIWTKFSSKDKQYLHIGLKPRVRDNYRANKVAFWLELVPHLHSMHEDIYPITTRLPPGGGGPRAHRPGPPGARSTRHPVISTNPPEPEPDPSEPPRRNPFPDEIRDYSTELSVTVAVGASLLFLNVLAFAALYYKRDKRHELLQRRHRRLSPQRGMGTTMGGVGAPSHNDLALSQEEELMSLQMKQQRVEMEHGIGTPLPSRGLHGDLEPLRAQVGPPDYTLALRRAPEDVPLMTANTITMIPSTISGMQPLHPFNTYPPAPPPPTTPTPGHSNNALPHQHSTTRV, encoded by the exons GGTTTCTGAGTACCGGGGACCAGTCAGCCAAGGGGAACTATGGTCTGTTGGACCAGATCCAGGCTCTACGTTGGCTCAATGAGAACATTGGCCATTTTGGAGGAGACCCAGAGAGGATCACCATCTTTGGCTCCGGCGCCGGAGCCTCCTGTGTCAATCTGCTCAtcctctcccaccactctgagg GGCTGTTCCAGAGGGCCATAGCCCAGAGCGGCTCAGCCATCTCCAGCTGGTCGGTCAACTACCGGCCCCTTATGTACACCAAGATCCTGGCTAAGAAGGTAGGCTGCAGCTACGGGGACACAGGCGACCTGGTGGAGTGTCTGAGGAGGAAGAGCTTCAGGGAGCTGGTGGACCAGGACATCCAGCCGGCCAGGTATCACATCGCCTTCGGCCCCGTGGTGGATGGAGACGTGGTTCCCGACGACCCCGAGATTCTCATGCAACAG GGGGAGTTCCTGAACTATGACATCCTGCTGGGGGTGAACCAGGGAGAAGGGCTGAAGTTTGTGGACGACAGTGAGGGGGATGATGGGATCTCTGCAGCTTCCTTCGACTACACCATCTCCAACTTTGTGGACAACCTGTATGGATACCCTGAGG gtAAGGACATCCTGAGGGAGACCATAAAGTTCATGTACACAGACTGGGCCGACAGGGACAACGGAGACATGAGGAGGAAGACCCTGCTGGCACTGTTCACAGATCACCAGTGGGTGGCGCCAGCGGTGGCCACAGCCAAGCTGCACGCTGAATTCCAGTCTCCTGTCTACTTCTACACCTTCCACCACCACTGCCAGACGGAGGCCCGGCCAGAGTGGGCGGACGCGGCCCACGGGGATGAGCTGCCCTACGTGTTTGGGGTCCCCATGGTGGGAGCCACCGACCTGTTCCCCTGTAACTTCTCCAAGAATGACGTCATGCTCAGTGCTGTGGTCATGACGTACTGGACCAACTTTGCCAAGACCGG GGATCCCAACCTGCCTGTACCCCAGGACACTAAATTCATCCACACCAAACCCAACCGCTTTGAGGAGGTAATCTGGACCAAGTTCAGCTCCAAGGACAAGCAGTACCTCCACATTGGCCTGAAGCCCCGCGTCAGGGACAACTACCGGGCCAACAAGGTGGCCTTCTGGCTGGAGCTGGTGCCTCACCTGCACTCCATGCATGAGGACATCTACCCCATCACCACCCGCCTGCCGCCTGGAGGAGGAGGTCCCCGCGCCCACCGACCTGGCCCCCCTGGGGCACGCTCCACCCGCCACCCCGTCATCTCCACCAACCCCCCCGAACCCGAGCCAGACCCCTCCGAGCCGCCCCGCCGCAACCCGTTCCCCGACGAGATAAGGGACTACTCCACGGAGCTGAGTGTGACAGTGGCGGTGGGCGCCTCGCTGCTCTTCCTCAACGTGCTGGCCTTCGCAGCCCTCTACTACAAACGGGACAAACGCCACGAGCTGTTGCAGAGACGCCACCGCCGCTTGTCCCCGCAGCGCGGCATGGGCACCACCATGGGAGGGGTGGGCGCCCCGTCCCACAACGACCTGGCGCTGAGCCAGGAGGAGGAGCTCATGTCCCTGCAGATGAAGCAGCAGAGGGTGGAGATGGAGCACGGCATCGGCACGCCCCTCCCGTCCCGGGGTCTCCACGGCGACCTGGAGCCTCTACGGGCGCAGGTGGGCCCACCAGACTACACGCTGGCCCTGCGGCGGGCACCGGAGGACGTGCCGCTGATGACGGCCAACACCATTACCATGATCCCAAGCACCATCAGTGGCATGCAGCCCCTCCACCCTTTCAACACCTAcccccctgccccgcccccccccaccacccccacccctGGCCACAGCAACAACGCCCTGCCACACCAACACTCCACCACCCGCGTATAG
- the LOC139419559 gene encoding erythropoietin-like, whose product MSSISGLVAVLLTVLQWAGRGLPSPVRPICDPRVLDRFIMEARDTETALRGCKAGCGVTGTFVVPLTNVDFVVLETKDTEEQALEVQSGLFLFGQALGAVRESVSRAAVKSLIDNNKSNIHSLGQVLRSLHIKDLSLSPVPAVGDSATRKVSSLSELLRVHTNFLRGKVRLLLTNAPACQQNST is encoded by the exons ATGTCTTCCATTTCAG GGCTGGTGGCGGTACTGCTGACGGTACTCCAGTGGGCAGGGCGAGGCCTCCCTTCTCCTGTCAGGCCCATCTGTGACCCCCGCGTTCTGGACCGCTTCATCATGGAGGCCCGCGACACAGAGACCGCTCTG CGAGGTTGCAAGGCAGGGTGTGGCGTGACAGGCACCTTTGTGGTTCCACTGACCAACGTTGACTTTGTGGTATTGGAGACAAAGGAT actgaggagcaggctctGGAGGTCCAGTCGGGGCTGTTTCTGTTCGGCCAGGCCCTGGGTGCTGTGAGGGAGTCAGTGAGCCGTGCTGCCGTAAAGAGCCTCATCGACAACAACAAGAGCAACATCCACAGCCTGGGCCAGGTGCTGCGCAGCCTCCACATCAAG gacctgtccctctctccagtgCCAGCAGTAGGTGACTCGGCGACCAGGAAGGTGTCGTCCCTATCCGAGCTGCTCCGTGTCCACACCAACTTCCTACGAGGGAAGGTTCGCCTGCTGCTCACCAACGCACCTGCCTGTCAACAGAACAGCACGTGA